Proteins encoded in a region of the Rhodococcus qingshengii JCM 15477 genome:
- a CDS encoding helix-turn-helix domain-containing protein: protein MSEQRRIGYRWNLRQRMADHNLWKTTELIPLLKSRGINLSNAQVHRLVTGTPERIPARTFAALCDILECTPNDLFEPYVEIRAAATADAPANPADLGISDKRSVARRIRVVRSDDDDGKTT from the coding sequence GTGAGCGAGCAACGCCGAATCGGCTATCGCTGGAATCTCCGCCAACGAATGGCCGATCACAACCTCTGGAAGACAACGGAACTCATCCCGCTTCTCAAGTCCCGCGGAATCAACCTATCAAACGCACAAGTGCACCGATTGGTGACAGGCACACCCGAGCGGATCCCTGCGCGCACCTTCGCCGCGCTGTGCGACATCCTTGAATGCACACCCAACGATCTCTTCGAACCATATGTCGAGATCCGAGCTGCGGCCACGGCCGACGCACCGGCCAACCCGGCCGACCTAGGCATCAGCGACAAGCGCTCGGTTGCCCGCCGGATCCGAGTCGTCCGTAGCGATGATGACGATGGCAAGACCACGTAA